Proteins from one Cicer arietinum cultivar CDC Frontier isolate Library 1 chromosome 3, Cicar.CDCFrontier_v2.0, whole genome shotgun sequence genomic window:
- the LOC101508639 gene encoding laccase-17-like, which produces MNLTYFHSFQSLKVLLFGFCVITLFPELVVSITRHYTFNIEYLNVTRLCHTRNILSVNGKFPGPRLVAREGDRVLVKVVNHISNNVTIHWHGIRQKTTGWSDGPAYVTQCPIQTNQTYTYNFTITGQRGTLFWHAHISWLRATLYGPIIILPKKNESYPFEKPYREIPILFGEWFNVDPEAVINQALQTGGGPNVSDAYTINGLPGPFYNCSSKDTFKLKVKPNKTYLLRIINAALNEELFFSIANHTLTVVEADARYIKPFNTDIIVITPGQTTNVILKTKPYFPNSTFLMIARPYVTGLGTFDNSTPAGILQYKQQHKSPTKNLPFLKPTLPFINDTNFVSNFTRKFKSLANSKFPINVPKKVDKKLFFTVGLGTSPCPENTTCQGPTNNTKFAASVNNYSFVLPSVSIMESYYNFGNSNNGVYKTDFPDNPLNPFNYTGTPPNNTMVNNDTKLVVLKFNTSVELILQDTSILGAESHPLHLHGYDFFVVGQGFGNYDSNKDPSNFNLFDPVERNTVGVPAGGWVAIRFFADNPGVWFMHCHLDIHTSWGLRMAWIVLDGPESNQKLQPPPSDLPKC; this is translated from the exons atgaatttgacttACTTTCATTCATTTCAATCTCTCAAAGTTCTTTTGTTTGGTTTTTGTGTTATAACATTGTTTCCTGAGCTTGTAGTGAGCATAACAAGGCACTATACATTTAAT ATTGAGTACTTGAATGTCACAAGATTGTGCCACACAAGAAACATTCTTAGTGTAAATGGGAAATTCCCAGGACCTCGTTTAGTGGCAAGGGAAGGTGATAGAGTTTTGGTCAAAGTGGTTAATCATATCTCAAACAATGTAACTATTCATTG GCATGGAATAAGGCAGAAAACAACTGGTTGGTCTGATGGACCAGCATATGTTACACAGTGTCCAATTCAAACAAATCAAACATACACATACAACTTCACTATTACTGGACAGAGAGGGACCCTGTTTTGGCATGCACACATTTCATGGCTAAGAGCAACCCTTTATGGTCCTATCATAATCCTTCCCAAGAAGAATGAATCTTATCCTTTTGAGAAACCATATAGAGAAATCCCCATTCTTTTTG GAGAATGGTTTAATGTTGACCCAGAAGCAGTTATAAATCAGGCACTGCAGACAGGAGGGGGACCAAATGTTTCAGATGCATACACCATTAATGGCCTACCAGGACCATTCTACAATTGTTCCTCTAAAG ATACATTCAAACTAAAGGTGAAGCCAAACAAGACATATCTACTAAGGATAATCAATGCAGCACTAAATGAAGAACTCTTCTTCAGCATTGCAAATCACACTTTAACAGTAGTTGAAGCTGATGCAAGATACATCAAACCATTCAACACAGACATAATTGTCATAACACCAGGACAAACCACAAATGTTATTCTGAAAACCAAACCATATTTCCCTAATTCCACTTTCCTCATGATTGCTAGACCTTATGTCACAGGCCTTGGTACATTTGACAATTCTACCCCTGCAGGTATCTTACAATACAAGCAACAACACAAATCTCCAACTAAAAATCTCCCCTTTCTCAAACCAACACTTCCATTCATAAATGACACAAATTTTGTATCAAACTTCACAAGAAAATTCAAAAGCTTAGCAAATTCTAAATTCCCTATCAATGTACCAAAAAAAGTTGACAAAAAACTTTTCTTCACTGTTGGGTTAGGAACTAGTCCTTGTCCAGAAAACACAACATGTCAAGGACCAACTAACAACACAAAATTTGCAGCCTCAGTGAACAATTATTCATTTGTTCTTCCATCAGTTTCTATTATGGAATCCTACTACAATTTTGGAAATTCAAATAATGGAGTATACAAAACTGATTTTCCTGATAACCCTTTGAACCCTTTTAATTACACAGGAACACCACCTAATAACACAATGGTTAACAATGATACAAAATTGGtggttttgaaatttaatactaGTGTTGAGTTGATTTTGCAGGATACTAGTATTCTTGGTGCTGAGAGTCACCCTTTGCATCTTCATGGTTATGATTTCTTTGTTGTTGGACAAGGTTTTGGAAACTATGATTCTAATAAAGACCCTtcaaattttaatctttttgatCCTGTTGAAAGGAACACTGTTGGTGTCCCTGCTGGTGGTTGGGTTGCCATTAGATTTTTTGCTGACAACCCTG GGGTATGGTTCATGCACTGTCACTTAGACATCCATACAAGTTGGGGATTGAGAATGGCATGGATTGTATTAGATGGACCTGAGTCCAATCAAAAGCTTCAACCACCACCTTCTGATCTTCCAAAATGTTGA
- the LOC101508957 gene encoding protein FAR-RED-ELONGATED HYPOCOTYL 1-LIKE codes for MEIQQTNQIPSQLNRFKVDEMHDINIIEWNKKRKLHGYQLDLLRPKNKCRVENVSSEGASMLNESSILESADNHTVNSRVDASSAEDRSEPESAKDSNSFIEDSDTSMSVNEEAKPDADCANAYLCVNRLSYSEEETFIDRKYNPSYDDLDTQALENPEERLLRLGTLSDHVYSEYDKDNIDQSVDKEFEDFLCSNGVNPDTYVLSSGRWDVNQEAQSSTRPPTIDQEFEEYFSALML; via the exons ATGGAGATTCAACAAACCAACCAAATCCCTTCTCAACTTAACAG ATTCAAGGTGGATGAAATGCATGACATTAACATTATCGAATGgaacaagaaaagaaaattacatGGTTATCAGTTGGATTTGCTTAGACCGAAAAATAAATGCCGGGTTGAGAATGTTTCTTCTGAAGGTGCATCGATGTTGAATGAAAGTTCAATTTTAGAGAGTGCGGACAACCACACGGTTAATAGCAGAGTCGATGCTTCATCCGCTGAAGATAGATCCGAACCCGAATCTGCCAAAGACAGCAATAGTTTCATTGAAGATTCTGATACTTCCATGTCTGTAAATGAGGAAGCCAAACCTGATGCAGATTGTGCAAATGCATACCTCTGTG TTAATAGGTTGAGCTATAGTGAAGAGGAAACATTTATTGATAGAAAATACAATCCATCCTACGATGATCTCGATACACAAGCTTTGGAGAATCCTGAGGAGCGTCTTCTTCGATTAGGAACCCTTTCAGATCATGTATATTCGGAGTATGATAAAGACAACATTGATCAATCTGTAGATAAGGAATTTGAAGATTTTCTTTGTTCGAATGGAGTGAATCCTGACACATATGTTCTTTCGTCTGGAAGATGGGATGTAAACCAAG AAGCTCAATCAAGCACAAGACCACCGACAATCGATCAAGAATTTGAGGAGTATTTTTCCGCACTTATGCTCTAG
- the LOC101509494 gene encoding laccase-17-like, protein MSIFMRAMLLVLCAMWILPELAHAKHARTTRHYKFNIKLQNVTRLCQTKSIVTVNGQFPGPRIIAREGDRVVIKVVNHVQYNVSIHWHGIRQIRSGWADGPAYITQCPIQPGQSYLYNFTIIGQRGTLWWHAHISWLRATLHGPIVILPKRHVPYPFPHPFKEIPIVLGEWWKADTETIINQAIQTGLAPNTSDAHTINGLPGPLHNCSAKDTFKLEVQPGKTYLLRIINAALNDEMFFSIANHTLHVVEADAVYVKPFKTNIVLITPGQTTNVLLKTKSKTPNAKFVIASRPYATGPASFDNTTAIGLLEYKKHSLSNPKNNKNLKLFKPTLPKFNDTLFAMNFNKKVFSLNNAKFPAKVPKTIDRHFFFTVGLGISQCSKNEACQGPNNTRVAAAINNVSFVMPNTALLQAHFLNKSKGVFTTDFPNNPPFKFNYTGTPPKNIMVSSGTKVVVLPYNSRVELVLQDTSIIGAESHPLHLHGFNFFVVGQGNGNFDPKNDPSKFNLVDPAERNTAGVPSGGWVALRFLADNPGVWFMHCHLEVHTSWGLKMAWIVQDGKRRNQKLPPPPSDLPKC, encoded by the exons ATGTCAATATTCATGAGAGCAATGTTACTTGTGTTATGTGCTATGTGGATATTGCCAGAGTTAGCACATGCAAAACATGCTAGAACAACACGGCATTACAAGTTTAAT ATCAAATTGCAAAATGTGACAAGGCTTTGTCAAACAAAGAGCATTGTAACCGTCAACGGACAATTTCCTGGTCCTAGAATCATAGCAAGAGAAGGCGATAGAGTCGTCATTAAAGTGGTTAACCACGTTCAGTACAACGTTTCTATTCATTG GCATGGAATTCGCCAAATAAGAAGTGGTTGGGCAGATGGACCTGCATATATAACACAATGTCCAATTCAACCAGGCCAAAGTTATCTATACAACTTCACAATCATAGGCCAAAGAGGAACATTATGGTGGCATGCACATATTTCATGGCTTAGAGCAACTCTTCATGGTCCTATTGTCATTCTTCCCAAAAGGCATGTGCCTTACCCATTTCCACACCCCTTCAAAGAAATCCCCATCGTATTAG GGGAGTGGTGGAAAGCTGACACAGAAACAATTATAAATCAAGCAATTCAAACAGGATTAGCTCCTAATACCTCAGATGCTCACACCATCAATGGTCTTCCCGGTCCTCTCCACAATTGTTCGGCTAAAG ACACCTTCAAACTCGAGGTTCAACCCGGAAAAACATATCTACTCCGAATAATCAACGCTGCACTCAATGACGAAATGTTCTTCAGCATTGCTAATCACACCCTCCATGTTGTTGAAGCTGATGCAGTTTATGTAAAGCCCTTCAAAACCAACATTGTACTCATCACACCAGGCCAAACCACCAATGTCCTTCTAAAAACAAAATCCAAAACCCCAAATGCCAAATTTGTCATAGCTTCAAGACCTTATGCAACAGGTCCTGCATCTTTTGACAACACCACAGCCATTGGTTTACTAGAATACAAAAAACATTCACTTTCAAATCCAAAGAACAACAAAAACCTTAAACTTTTCAAACCAACACTTCCTAAATTCAATGACACATTATTTGCAATGAACTTCAACAAAAAAGTATTTAGCTTGAACAATGCAAAATTCCCAGCAAAAGTTCCAAAAACTATTGACAGACACTTTTTTTTCACTGTTGGTTTAGGCATAAGCCAATGTTCAAAAAACGAAGCATGTCAAGGACCTAATAACACAAGGGTAGCAGCAGCTATTAACAATGTTTCATTTGTGATGCCAAACACTGCCTTACTACAAGctcattttttaaacaaatcaaaagGGGTTTTCACTACTGATTTTCCTAATAATCCaccttttaaatttaattacactGGTACACCACCAAAGAACATTATGGTAAGTAGTGGTACTAAGGTTGTTGTGTTACCTTATAATAGTAGAGTGGAGTTGGTGTTGCAGGACACAAGTATTATTGGAGCTGAGAGTCATCCTTTGCATCTTCATGGATTTAATTTCTTTGTTGTTGGTCAAGGGAATGGAAATTTTGACCCTAAAAATGATCCTTCTAAGTTTAATCTTGTTGATCCTGCTGAGAGAAACACTGCTGGTGTTCCTTCTGGTGGTTGGGTTGCTTTGAGATTTCTTGCAGATAATCCAG GTGTTTGGTTCATGCATTGTCATCTTGAAGTGCATACAAGTTGGGGATTGAAAATGGCATGGATTGTTCAGGATGGAAAACGGCGCAATCAGAAGCTGCCACCTCCACCCTCTGATCTTCCCAAATGTTGA